Proteins encoded together in one Desulfurellaceae bacterium window:
- a CDS encoding 3D domain-containing protein produces the protein MRCFNRAAEARRARYSQRYGGFALAVLLAVLCSAGCARYVDRPMIVTAYSSDKISTNWRRGRILFWRAYVASGPNKGKRKYVGITSSGTKARKGTIAADTRYYPYGTVMKIPGYGKGVVEDIGSAIKGPNRLDVYFSTRKKALKWGRQKLTVSVRQDD, from the coding sequence CTGCGGAGGCACGACGGGCTCGGTACTCGCAGCGCTACGGTGGCTTCGCTCTGGCCGTCCTGCTGGCCGTGCTGTGTTCGGCCGGCTGTGCCCGGTATGTTGATCGTCCGATGATCGTCACCGCCTATTCGTCCGACAAGATCAGTACCAACTGGCGGCGGGGGCGGATCCTGTTCTGGCGCGCCTATGTCGCCAGCGGCCCGAATAAGGGCAAGCGCAAATATGTAGGCATCACCTCAAGCGGCACCAAAGCCCGCAAGGGCACGATTGCCGCGGATACGCGCTACTACCCGTACGGCACGGTCATGAAGATCCCCGGTTACGGCAAAGGCGTGGTCGAAGATATCGGCAGCGCGATCAAAGGTCCGAATCGCCTCGACGTCTACTTTTCGACCCGCAAAAAGGCGCTCAAATGGGGACGCCAGAAACTCACCGTCAGTGTTCGGCAGGATGACTGA